One Amycolatopsis sp. NBC_00355 genomic window carries:
- a CDS encoding LmeA family phospholipid-binding protein, producing MVSRPVARDDRPAPRPDAQRRGRRGRRWVIALVVLVLLLVGADFGAAAFAEHMISQKARTQLQLTDDPSVTIHGFPFLTQALGGDYSHISVSAAGVPVGDKLQDVALNAELEDVTAPLSDLTNGNTKAITIGKLTGAVTIKAADLARISPLDKIKDLRIDPATTDYVQNGDSGQAEPTPTTTTAADGQPVDESSTGVRISGHLQFAGKDLEIFCFAMIEADAKQGTITFAPKRLQFGNDQETTVVPQAVQKALLPNFNASIATKDLPLSVTPTGVRVQSGSVTIKGEASNVSFADLSK from the coding sequence ATGGTGAGCAGGCCCGTGGCCCGGGACGACCGACCCGCACCGAGGCCGGACGCGCAACGCCGGGGCCGCCGCGGCCGGCGGTGGGTGATCGCCCTCGTGGTACTGGTCCTCCTGCTGGTCGGCGCCGATTTCGGGGCCGCCGCGTTCGCCGAGCACATGATCTCGCAGAAGGCGCGCACGCAGCTGCAGCTGACCGACGACCCGTCGGTCACCATCCACGGCTTCCCGTTCCTCACCCAGGCGCTGGGCGGTGACTACAGTCACATCAGCGTGTCGGCCGCCGGCGTGCCGGTCGGCGACAAGCTCCAGGACGTCGCGCTGAACGCCGAGCTCGAGGACGTCACCGCGCCCCTGTCGGACCTCACGAACGGCAACACCAAGGCCATCACCATCGGCAAGCTGACCGGCGCGGTCACCATCAAGGCCGCCGACCTGGCCCGCATCTCGCCGCTGGACAAGATCAAGGACCTGCGGATCGACCCCGCGACCACGGACTACGTCCAGAACGGCGACTCCGGGCAGGCCGAGCCGACGCCGACGACCACGACCGCCGCCGACGGCCAGCCCGTCGACGAGTCGAGCACGGGTGTCCGTATTTCGGGACACCTTCAGTTCGCGGGCAAGGATCTGGAAATCTTCTGCTTCGCGATGATCGAGGCGGACGCGAAGCAAGGGACGATCACCTTCGCGCCGAAGCGGCTGCAGTTCGGGAATGACCAGGAGACCACCGTCGTTCCCCAGGCGGTGCAGAAGGCACTGCTGCCGAACTTCAACGCGTCGATCGCGACGAAGGACCTGCCGCTGTCGGTCACCCCGACCGGCGTGCGGGTGCAGAGCGGATCGGTGACGATCAAGGGTGAGGCGTCGAACGTCTCCTTCGCGGACCTGAGCAAGTAG
- a CDS encoding TlpA family protein disulfide reductase, which yields MTGLWVLVAVLVAGTAAGLVLRARNGRVREARDAQPVRELPGPVAAALDPASAVTLVQISTTFCAPCRHAKAVLEPLAERTEGLHHVELDVTNQPEVAQALAVLRTPTTIALTPDGRELLRVGGVPKGADLLDALRPHLTARTP from the coding sequence GTGACGGGGCTGTGGGTGCTCGTGGCGGTACTGGTGGCCGGGACGGCCGCCGGGCTCGTGCTGCGGGCGCGCAACGGCCGTGTGCGGGAGGCGCGGGACGCCCAGCCCGTGCGTGAGCTGCCCGGCCCCGTCGCCGCCGCGCTCGACCCGGCGTCCGCTGTGACGCTGGTCCAGATCTCCACCACCTTCTGCGCGCCCTGCCGGCACGCGAAGGCCGTGCTCGAGCCGCTGGCCGAGCGCACCGAGGGCCTGCACCACGTCGAGCTGGACGTCACGAACCAGCCGGAGGTCGCGCAGGCACTGGCCGTGCTGCGGACGCCGACCACGATCGCGCTGACCCCGGACGGCCGGGAGCTGCTGCGCGTCGGCGGCGTCCCGAAAGGCGCCGACCTACTGGACGCGCTGCGCCCGCACCTCACCGCGCGAACCCCCTGA